From the genome of Rhododendron vialii isolate Sample 1 chromosome 10a, ASM3025357v1:
GATTCAGGCCAACCTCcttgatgcaaaaaaaatgcactaaaattttgtatttgttttacGTATGATTTGATTTTTGTGCAATATTGTCAGCATTGAAACATTCATACGTAGCtaaaaagtaaatgaaaatacACTTAAACTTATGAGTGACTGGATGATACTCCTATAGTCCTATagttcaagaaaacaaaataaactcaGAGATCCAAAACtttcaataaaaagaaatatcGGCTATGTATCATATAAATCGTTACGTAATGAGCATTTGGACTTAACTATGAACGGGCCAATACAATCCTATATATGACTACATCACCGATAATGTACTCCGACACCGTAATTTAGATCCATGGTACACACCGGGATTGGTATTTGTTGTAGACATGCATGCATTGCCAGCTATTTCAGTCTATATTAGTATGAAAATTGTCAGTAGAAAAGCATAACATTTCACTGGTTGAGTACTTAAGAGGATGGTAGCAACAGTGATGATTGAGCGAGGCAAAGAGGCATGACCATgaaattttttaggaaaaaaaagacAGAGCTTGCCTGTTGTTGGCCCAGATTGCAACATTATTATCACGAAATAAATCACAATCGACACCCATTGCCAATTTGTCATCTATCAGAAGGCTTTGTTCTTATAAAGACGTTACGATACACCATTGAAACCTCAACGCTCACTTGATTTCTCAGCCTTCTTCGTCAGAAAtaccaaaagaagcaaaaagaaaagacaaaaaaagaaagaaaatggaaatcTCACCTTCATCAACTTGTTTGCAATACCAGTTTAGGTCTGTCAGCTTGCCATCTAGACTGCAACACCCCCAGAATACCAAAGTTGAAGCTGAACTAACCAAGCTTAAGATCTGGCAAAGTTCTTTAGATTCCTCCGCGGTTCCTACAAGTGGAGAGACTATTAGAACGGGCTTAGTTGGGCTCGCGGAGTTGTACAATTGTGTCGAAGAACTAATCAACTCTCCGATCACCCAACAAGCCCTCGTCCAACATCGGAAGGGAGCACTAGTGGAAGAAGCTCTCGAGGGGTCAATCGGGTTGCTTGATTCGTGCAATGTGGCACGAGACTTGTCGGTGATGGTGAAACAAAACGTGCAAGATCTGCAGTCAGTTTTGAGAAGAAAGGGTGGGGATTTAACCATTGAGAGGAACATTAGAGGCTATAATTCCTCCAAAAAGAAGGCGAAGAAGGAGTCCGCGAAATGCCTCAGAGCattgaagaaaatggaaaaccaAATCCAGTCGCGTTCCCTCTCTGATGTGATGAATTACTCCTTATCAAATTTGGTTAGAGTGTTGAGAGAAGTTAGTATTGTTACGATCTCTGTCCTGGAATCGTACTTCTTGTTCTTGTCTGTGCCGGATTCAAGGACAAGACCGGGTGGATGGTCGCTGATCAAGAAGTTAGTGGTTACAAGGCCAAGAGGGCACAAGATTGTCAATGAATTTGGAAGTGTTGACGTCGCTTTGCAATCAATGCACGGATGCATTCGAAACAACATTCCGAATATCGATGTACAAATAACAAGAAGGAGATTAGATGCTCTGGCGGATAGCATGGAAGGACTTGAAACCGGATTAGATTGCCTATACAGGAAACTAATCCGGAATCGAGTTTCCCTTCTTAACATTCTAGCTCACTAGAGAAGAGATAAGCCAATATTGTACATCTTGATGTATTGATCAtcacaaattttgaaggatttgcTAATGTTATAATCCTATTTTTGTATTGTAGCTTCTTCGCAAAGTATGTTGCCTTGAATTCTTCCAAGATTCTTCCTTTTCCATTTTCTCAAGATTTAGtagagttgaaaaaaaattggtctgGAATGACAGAAAAATCTGCAAATCTTCTTCACTACCTTGTCTTTGGTTTAGAATGAGTGACGTGGTTTCTGATGCAGTAGCCAAAGAGGAGGAGTTCCATTTTAAGCATGCCAAGGCCCATTTCTACTGACCGGTATTTTCGTAATATTAATGATCGTGGAATTAGGTGACGGGCTTGCTTGGGTTCGATTGGAAACGGGCCGACGGTCAGAACACAGGGCCTATGGCCCTGTGCCGTGTGTTTTTTAGCCTTTTGAGGCCGTTTAGGCCTCCGTTTGGGCCTTCGAACCATTTCGGGCCATTCTTTACGCTTTAATAACTTTCCGTAGGAAAGTCCAATTCAGCCTATTCTTTTTTCTGATGTTTTGTTTTCCCGTCTAGTTTGTGGGTCCGAATTAATTTCGGTATTGTTTCTTTATGTTTTCTAGGGTTCTTTATATTCCGTTTTATGCCTTAGGGCTAAACAGTTGATTaatgataaagaaaagagtcagagagagtttctctaaaATATTGAGTTTGTGGTTGTCCTTATTGCTTCGATCATCAGTTTTCTTATACGCTTCCCTGCATCAGTTTCCCCATTGATTCAAATGTTCTTCGGATCCCCCATCGAACAAGTAATATCTTTTCCAAGTTTGTTCAAGATGAAATAACCATGCAAGATATACCTTGGATATTTGAAAATTTGCGTGACAAAACTCTATGTTCATGGTGACGATCAGACCTCCATATTATCTTTGCAAGATGGTGTAAGATCGACAATTTGACCAATAATATGCAGCATTAAGTTATGACTTTTAGCCCATTTGATTGCGGTTTAAAAATAACCGGTTCAATTTTGGAGCAAGATTATGCATGAACCATATATCCGAAAGACTAGCAAGTAGCAAAGACCTACTACACCTCCATAATATTCCTTTTTCCAAGCTGGCAAGCTCCATGCATCAACATGCGAAGTTACTAGACATATTAGGTCCGTAAAATTAGAACTTAACAATACATTTGTATCACGAAggagtcattttttttttgataaattaaaaTATCTGAACCATCCATTGCGCGCGGCAcggatggctcggattgaatCTAAGTGCATACATATCTAAACTGTCTATTGCTTGGTCAAAATTCAAGCcatcgattgccgagatgaacggccggatcgaCCGCTCGGCACTGCTTGGCAAGGggcgcttggcagcatcccatCCCCAATCTATGTAATTAAGACTTAAGAGTGATTAGTGATAACACTAATCATATTAAGATTGAACTTTTTATGGCCCATCACATGAAATTAAA
Proteins encoded in this window:
- the LOC131303207 gene encoding uncharacterized protein LOC131303207 produces the protein MEISPSSTCLQYQFRSVSLPSRLQHPQNTKVEAELTKLKIWQSSLDSSAVPTSGETIRTGLVGLAELYNCVEELINSPITQQALVQHRKGALVEEALEGSIGLLDSCNVARDLSVMVKQNVQDLQSVLRRKGGDLTIERNIRGYNSSKKKAKKESAKCLRALKKMENQIQSRSLSDVMNYSLSNLVRVLREVSIVTISVLESYFLFLSVPDSRTRPGGWSLIKKLVVTRPRGHKIVNEFGSVDVALQSMHGCIRNNIPNIDVQITRRRLDALADSMEGLETGLDCLYRKLIRNRVSLLNILAH